One Lutzomyia longipalpis isolate SR_M1_2022 chromosome 4, ASM2433408v1 DNA segment encodes these proteins:
- the LOC129796390 gene encoding long-chain-fatty-acid--CoA ligase 4 isoform X1: MDCVKEIGCEIHTRITIWWWWCIKFNWITSSTSFSTVSRMWARKSLKAHKMFIEEDDKMESFWVQTAIGAIKCLAFVCDVLTFPIYLALQRPWKRRMLSRRIKAKPINQDDTQITYRTVDPPQEVHVKMLQLGLDTLEKVFKYVVKIHTTKRCLGTRQILGEEDELQPNGRVFKKYKMGEYKWRNFIETEQAAMCFGRGVRELGQQPKENIVIFAETRAEWLIAAHGCFKQNIPIVTIYATLGDEGIIHGIKETEVSIVITSHDLLPKFKTLLPYLPKVKTIVYMEDQLHKTDVVGFKEGVNIISFSEVLQKGTNSKYEGVPPEADDTAIIMYTSGSTGTPKGVLLSHRGCIATMKNFCDSVKIYPDDILIGFLPLAHVFELIAESVCLLTGVPIGYSTPLTLIDSSSKIMKGCKGDASILKPTCITSVPLILDRISKGINDKVNSEPPFKKALFRFAYEYKSKWLKRGYTTPLTDKLIFKKVAKLMGGRVRAVLSGGAPLSPDTHEQIKVCLCVDVIQGYGLTETTSGASVLDKWDMTFGRVGAPSTMCDIRLINWEEGNYRVTNKPYPQGEIVIGGENVSKGYYKLPGKTQEDFFDEDGKRWFKTGDVGEFHPDGVLKIIDRKKDLVKLQAGEYVSLGKVEAELKTCPVVENICVYGDPTKQYTVALVVPSQKHLEEIALKQGITNLNFEDLCSSPVMERAVIKELAEHAKKCKLEKFEVPAAITLCKEVWSPDMGLVTAAFKLKRKDIQERYQHDINRMYAS; encoded by the exons GGctagaaaatcattaaaagctcacaaaatgTTCATCGAAGAGGATGACAA gatGGAAAGCTTTTGGGTGCAAACAGCAATCGGGGCCATTAAGTGTCTCGCATTTGTCTGTGATGTTCTCACATTTCCAATATACTTAGCACTTCAGAGGCCATGGAAGCGTCGAATGTTATCACGTCGTATTAAG gcaAAACCAATCAATCAGGATGACACCCAGATTACATATCGTACGGTGGATCCGCCACAAGAGGTGCACGTAAAAATGCTGCAGCTGGGTCTGGATACCCTTGAGAAGGTATTCAAGTACGTGGTGAAGATCCACACGACAAAGCGCTGCCTGGGCACGCGACAGATTCTGGGTGAAGAGGATGAGCTCCAGCCCAATGGACGTGTATTTAAGAAGTACAAAATGGGGGAGTACAAGTGGAGGAATTTCATTGAGACCGAACAAGCGGCAATGTGCTTTGGGCGTGGGGTGCGAGAGTTGGGGCAGCAACCCAAAGAGAATATTGTTATTTTTGCTGAGACACGAGCAGAGTGGCTAATTGCTGCTCATGGTTGCTTCAAGCAGAACATCCCAATTGTGACAATTTATGCAACACTCGGGGATGAGGGTATCATCCATGGGATTAAGGAGACGGAAGTTAGCATTGTCATCACATCCCATGACCTTCTGCCAAAATTCAAGACACTCTTGCCGTATTTGCCCAAAGTGAAGACTATCGTCTACATGGAGGATCAACTGCATAAAACTGATGTTGTTGGATTCAAAGAGGGTGTCAACATTATTTCCTTCTCCGAAGTACTCCAAAAGGGAACAAATAGCAAATATG AGGGAGTTCCCCCAGAAGCTGATGATACAGCAATTATCATGTACACATCTGGATCAACGGGCACCCCAAAGGGAGTTTTACTCTCACATCGTGGCTGCATTGCCAcaatgaagaatttctgtgATAGCGTCAAAATCTACCCAGATGACATTCTCATTGGATTCCTTCCGCTAGCGCACGTCTTTGAGCTGATTGCTGAGAGTGTGTGCCTCCTAACGGGTGTCCCCATTGGGTATTCCACCCCATTAACACTCATTGATAGCAGTAGCAAAATCATGAAGGGTTGCAAAGGGGATGCCTCAATTCTCAAACCAACTTGCATCACATCTGTGCCG CTAATTTTGGACAGAATATCAAAGGGAATCAATGACAAAGTGAATTCGGAGCCACCATTCAAGAAGGCTCTCTTCCGCTTTGCCTATGAATACAAATCAAAGTGGTTGAAACGCGGCTACACAACACCCCTGACGGATAAATTGATCTTCAAGAAGGTTGCCAAATTGATGGGTGGACGTGTCCGGGCAGTACTTTCGGGCGGTGCTCCACTCTCCCCGGATACACATGAACAAATTAAGGTTTGCCTCTGTGTGGATGTTATTCAGGGATATGGACTCACGGAGACAACTTCCGGTGCTTCAGTACTCGACA AATGGGACATGACATTCGGACGTGTAGGAGCCCCGTCGACAATGTGTGATATCAGGCTGATTAATTGGGAAGAAGGGAACTATCGTGTCACAAATAAACCATATCCACAGGGAGAGATTGTAATTGGGGGTGAAAACGTTTCCAAGGGCTACTACAAGCTACCTGGTAAGACGCAAGAGGACTTCTTCGATGAGGATGGAAAGAGGTGGTTCAAAACAGGAGATGTCGGTGAATTCCATCCTGATGGTGTACTTAAGATCATTG ATCGCAAGAAGGATTTAGTAAAACTCCAAGCTGGTGAATACGTATCCCTGGGAAAGGTTGAGGCTGAACTAAAGACGTGTCCAGTGGTTGAGAATATCTGTGTCTACGGGGACCCCACGAAGCAGTACACCGTGGCTCTTGTGGTGCCGAGTCAGAAGCACCTCGAAGAGATTGCCCTCAAGCAGGGTATTACAAATCTCAACTTTGAGGATCTCTGTTCTTCACCCGTAATGGAGAGGGCAGTTATCAAGGAATTAGCTGAACATGCCAAgaaat gtaAATTAGAGAAATTCGAAGTACCCGCCGCTATTACACTTTGCAAGGAGGTTTGGTCACCCGATATGGGACTCGTCACAGCTGCTTTCAAGCTGAAACGAAAGGATATCCAGGAGAGGTATCAGCATGATATCAATCGTATGTACGCTTCATGA
- the LOC129796390 gene encoding long-chain-fatty-acid--CoA ligase 4 isoform X3 — MFIEEDDKMESFWVQTAIGAIKCLAFVCDVLTFPIYLALQRPWKRRMLSRRIKAKPINQDDTQITYRTVDPPQEVHVKMLQLGLDTLEKVFKYVVKIHTTKRCLGTRQILGEEDELQPNGRVFKKYKMGEYKWRNFIETEQAAMCFGRGVRELGQQPKENIVIFAETRAEWLIAAHGCFKQNIPIVTIYATLGDEGIIHGIKETEVSIVITSHDLLPKFKTLLPYLPKVKTIVYMEDQLHKTDVVGFKEGVNIISFSEVLQKGTNSKYEGVPPEADDTAIIMYTSGSTGTPKGVLLSHRGCIATMKNFCDSVKIYPDDILIGFLPLAHVFELIAESVCLLTGVPIGYSTPLTLIDSSSKIMKGCKGDASILKPTCITSVPLILDRISKGINDKVNSEPPFKKALFRFAYEYKSKWLKRGYTTPLTDKLIFKKVAKLMGGRVRAVLSGGAPLSPDTHEQIKVCLCVDVIQGYGLTETTSGASVLDKWDMTFGRVGAPSTMCDIRLINWEEGNYRVTNKPYPQGEIVIGGENVSKGYYKLPGKTQEDFFDEDGKRWFKTGDVGEFHPDGVLKIIDRKKDLVKLQAGEYVSLGKVEAELKTCPVVENICVYGDPTKQYTVALVVPSQKHLEEIALKQGITNLNFEDLCSSPVMERAVIKELAEHAKKCKLEKFEVPAAITLCKEVWSPDMGLVTAAFKLKRKDIQERYQHDINRMYAS; from the exons atgTTCATCGAAGAGGATGACAA gatGGAAAGCTTTTGGGTGCAAACAGCAATCGGGGCCATTAAGTGTCTCGCATTTGTCTGTGATGTTCTCACATTTCCAATATACTTAGCACTTCAGAGGCCATGGAAGCGTCGAATGTTATCACGTCGTATTAAG gcaAAACCAATCAATCAGGATGACACCCAGATTACATATCGTACGGTGGATCCGCCACAAGAGGTGCACGTAAAAATGCTGCAGCTGGGTCTGGATACCCTTGAGAAGGTATTCAAGTACGTGGTGAAGATCCACACGACAAAGCGCTGCCTGGGCACGCGACAGATTCTGGGTGAAGAGGATGAGCTCCAGCCCAATGGACGTGTATTTAAGAAGTACAAAATGGGGGAGTACAAGTGGAGGAATTTCATTGAGACCGAACAAGCGGCAATGTGCTTTGGGCGTGGGGTGCGAGAGTTGGGGCAGCAACCCAAAGAGAATATTGTTATTTTTGCTGAGACACGAGCAGAGTGGCTAATTGCTGCTCATGGTTGCTTCAAGCAGAACATCCCAATTGTGACAATTTATGCAACACTCGGGGATGAGGGTATCATCCATGGGATTAAGGAGACGGAAGTTAGCATTGTCATCACATCCCATGACCTTCTGCCAAAATTCAAGACACTCTTGCCGTATTTGCCCAAAGTGAAGACTATCGTCTACATGGAGGATCAACTGCATAAAACTGATGTTGTTGGATTCAAAGAGGGTGTCAACATTATTTCCTTCTCCGAAGTACTCCAAAAGGGAACAAATAGCAAATATG AGGGAGTTCCCCCAGAAGCTGATGATACAGCAATTATCATGTACACATCTGGATCAACGGGCACCCCAAAGGGAGTTTTACTCTCACATCGTGGCTGCATTGCCAcaatgaagaatttctgtgATAGCGTCAAAATCTACCCAGATGACATTCTCATTGGATTCCTTCCGCTAGCGCACGTCTTTGAGCTGATTGCTGAGAGTGTGTGCCTCCTAACGGGTGTCCCCATTGGGTATTCCACCCCATTAACACTCATTGATAGCAGTAGCAAAATCATGAAGGGTTGCAAAGGGGATGCCTCAATTCTCAAACCAACTTGCATCACATCTGTGCCG CTAATTTTGGACAGAATATCAAAGGGAATCAATGACAAAGTGAATTCGGAGCCACCATTCAAGAAGGCTCTCTTCCGCTTTGCCTATGAATACAAATCAAAGTGGTTGAAACGCGGCTACACAACACCCCTGACGGATAAATTGATCTTCAAGAAGGTTGCCAAATTGATGGGTGGACGTGTCCGGGCAGTACTTTCGGGCGGTGCTCCACTCTCCCCGGATACACATGAACAAATTAAGGTTTGCCTCTGTGTGGATGTTATTCAGGGATATGGACTCACGGAGACAACTTCCGGTGCTTCAGTACTCGACA AATGGGACATGACATTCGGACGTGTAGGAGCCCCGTCGACAATGTGTGATATCAGGCTGATTAATTGGGAAGAAGGGAACTATCGTGTCACAAATAAACCATATCCACAGGGAGAGATTGTAATTGGGGGTGAAAACGTTTCCAAGGGCTACTACAAGCTACCTGGTAAGACGCAAGAGGACTTCTTCGATGAGGATGGAAAGAGGTGGTTCAAAACAGGAGATGTCGGTGAATTCCATCCTGATGGTGTACTTAAGATCATTG ATCGCAAGAAGGATTTAGTAAAACTCCAAGCTGGTGAATACGTATCCCTGGGAAAGGTTGAGGCTGAACTAAAGACGTGTCCAGTGGTTGAGAATATCTGTGTCTACGGGGACCCCACGAAGCAGTACACCGTGGCTCTTGTGGTGCCGAGTCAGAAGCACCTCGAAGAGATTGCCCTCAAGCAGGGTATTACAAATCTCAACTTTGAGGATCTCTGTTCTTCACCCGTAATGGAGAGGGCAGTTATCAAGGAATTAGCTGAACATGCCAAgaaat gtaAATTAGAGAAATTCGAAGTACCCGCCGCTATTACACTTTGCAAGGAGGTTTGGTCACCCGATATGGGACTCGTCACAGCTGCTTTCAAGCTGAAACGAAAGGATATCCAGGAGAGGTATCAGCATGATATCAATCGTATGTACGCTTCATGA
- the LOC129796390 gene encoding long-chain-fatty-acid--CoA ligase 4 isoform X2, translated as MLELLNFLLMESFWVQTAIGAIKCLAFVCDVLTFPIYLALQRPWKRRMLSRRIKAKPINQDDTQITYRTVDPPQEVHVKMLQLGLDTLEKVFKYVVKIHTTKRCLGTRQILGEEDELQPNGRVFKKYKMGEYKWRNFIETEQAAMCFGRGVRELGQQPKENIVIFAETRAEWLIAAHGCFKQNIPIVTIYATLGDEGIIHGIKETEVSIVITSHDLLPKFKTLLPYLPKVKTIVYMEDQLHKTDVVGFKEGVNIISFSEVLQKGTNSKYEGVPPEADDTAIIMYTSGSTGTPKGVLLSHRGCIATMKNFCDSVKIYPDDILIGFLPLAHVFELIAESVCLLTGVPIGYSTPLTLIDSSSKIMKGCKGDASILKPTCITSVPLILDRISKGINDKVNSEPPFKKALFRFAYEYKSKWLKRGYTTPLTDKLIFKKVAKLMGGRVRAVLSGGAPLSPDTHEQIKVCLCVDVIQGYGLTETTSGASVLDKWDMTFGRVGAPSTMCDIRLINWEEGNYRVTNKPYPQGEIVIGGENVSKGYYKLPGKTQEDFFDEDGKRWFKTGDVGEFHPDGVLKIIDRKKDLVKLQAGEYVSLGKVEAELKTCPVVENICVYGDPTKQYTVALVVPSQKHLEEIALKQGITNLNFEDLCSSPVMERAVIKELAEHAKKCKLEKFEVPAAITLCKEVWSPDMGLVTAAFKLKRKDIQERYQHDINRMYAS; from the exons atgttggaattacttaattttttgct gatGGAAAGCTTTTGGGTGCAAACAGCAATCGGGGCCATTAAGTGTCTCGCATTTGTCTGTGATGTTCTCACATTTCCAATATACTTAGCACTTCAGAGGCCATGGAAGCGTCGAATGTTATCACGTCGTATTAAG gcaAAACCAATCAATCAGGATGACACCCAGATTACATATCGTACGGTGGATCCGCCACAAGAGGTGCACGTAAAAATGCTGCAGCTGGGTCTGGATACCCTTGAGAAGGTATTCAAGTACGTGGTGAAGATCCACACGACAAAGCGCTGCCTGGGCACGCGACAGATTCTGGGTGAAGAGGATGAGCTCCAGCCCAATGGACGTGTATTTAAGAAGTACAAAATGGGGGAGTACAAGTGGAGGAATTTCATTGAGACCGAACAAGCGGCAATGTGCTTTGGGCGTGGGGTGCGAGAGTTGGGGCAGCAACCCAAAGAGAATATTGTTATTTTTGCTGAGACACGAGCAGAGTGGCTAATTGCTGCTCATGGTTGCTTCAAGCAGAACATCCCAATTGTGACAATTTATGCAACACTCGGGGATGAGGGTATCATCCATGGGATTAAGGAGACGGAAGTTAGCATTGTCATCACATCCCATGACCTTCTGCCAAAATTCAAGACACTCTTGCCGTATTTGCCCAAAGTGAAGACTATCGTCTACATGGAGGATCAACTGCATAAAACTGATGTTGTTGGATTCAAAGAGGGTGTCAACATTATTTCCTTCTCCGAAGTACTCCAAAAGGGAACAAATAGCAAATATG AGGGAGTTCCCCCAGAAGCTGATGATACAGCAATTATCATGTACACATCTGGATCAACGGGCACCCCAAAGGGAGTTTTACTCTCACATCGTGGCTGCATTGCCAcaatgaagaatttctgtgATAGCGTCAAAATCTACCCAGATGACATTCTCATTGGATTCCTTCCGCTAGCGCACGTCTTTGAGCTGATTGCTGAGAGTGTGTGCCTCCTAACGGGTGTCCCCATTGGGTATTCCACCCCATTAACACTCATTGATAGCAGTAGCAAAATCATGAAGGGTTGCAAAGGGGATGCCTCAATTCTCAAACCAACTTGCATCACATCTGTGCCG CTAATTTTGGACAGAATATCAAAGGGAATCAATGACAAAGTGAATTCGGAGCCACCATTCAAGAAGGCTCTCTTCCGCTTTGCCTATGAATACAAATCAAAGTGGTTGAAACGCGGCTACACAACACCCCTGACGGATAAATTGATCTTCAAGAAGGTTGCCAAATTGATGGGTGGACGTGTCCGGGCAGTACTTTCGGGCGGTGCTCCACTCTCCCCGGATACACATGAACAAATTAAGGTTTGCCTCTGTGTGGATGTTATTCAGGGATATGGACTCACGGAGACAACTTCCGGTGCTTCAGTACTCGACA AATGGGACATGACATTCGGACGTGTAGGAGCCCCGTCGACAATGTGTGATATCAGGCTGATTAATTGGGAAGAAGGGAACTATCGTGTCACAAATAAACCATATCCACAGGGAGAGATTGTAATTGGGGGTGAAAACGTTTCCAAGGGCTACTACAAGCTACCTGGTAAGACGCAAGAGGACTTCTTCGATGAGGATGGAAAGAGGTGGTTCAAAACAGGAGATGTCGGTGAATTCCATCCTGATGGTGTACTTAAGATCATTG ATCGCAAGAAGGATTTAGTAAAACTCCAAGCTGGTGAATACGTATCCCTGGGAAAGGTTGAGGCTGAACTAAAGACGTGTCCAGTGGTTGAGAATATCTGTGTCTACGGGGACCCCACGAAGCAGTACACCGTGGCTCTTGTGGTGCCGAGTCAGAAGCACCTCGAAGAGATTGCCCTCAAGCAGGGTATTACAAATCTCAACTTTGAGGATCTCTGTTCTTCACCCGTAATGGAGAGGGCAGTTATCAAGGAATTAGCTGAACATGCCAAgaaat gtaAATTAGAGAAATTCGAAGTACCCGCCGCTATTACACTTTGCAAGGAGGTTTGGTCACCCGATATGGGACTCGTCACAGCTGCTTTCAAGCTGAAACGAAAGGATATCCAGGAGAGGTATCAGCATGATATCAATCGTATGTACGCTTCATGA
- the LOC129796390 gene encoding long-chain-fatty-acid--CoA ligase 4 isoform X4 produces MESFWVQTAIGAIKCLAFVCDVLTFPIYLALQRPWKRRMLSRRIKAKPINQDDTQITYRTVDPPQEVHVKMLQLGLDTLEKVFKYVVKIHTTKRCLGTRQILGEEDELQPNGRVFKKYKMGEYKWRNFIETEQAAMCFGRGVRELGQQPKENIVIFAETRAEWLIAAHGCFKQNIPIVTIYATLGDEGIIHGIKETEVSIVITSHDLLPKFKTLLPYLPKVKTIVYMEDQLHKTDVVGFKEGVNIISFSEVLQKGTNSKYEGVPPEADDTAIIMYTSGSTGTPKGVLLSHRGCIATMKNFCDSVKIYPDDILIGFLPLAHVFELIAESVCLLTGVPIGYSTPLTLIDSSSKIMKGCKGDASILKPTCITSVPLILDRISKGINDKVNSEPPFKKALFRFAYEYKSKWLKRGYTTPLTDKLIFKKVAKLMGGRVRAVLSGGAPLSPDTHEQIKVCLCVDVIQGYGLTETTSGASVLDKWDMTFGRVGAPSTMCDIRLINWEEGNYRVTNKPYPQGEIVIGGENVSKGYYKLPGKTQEDFFDEDGKRWFKTGDVGEFHPDGVLKIIDRKKDLVKLQAGEYVSLGKVEAELKTCPVVENICVYGDPTKQYTVALVVPSQKHLEEIALKQGITNLNFEDLCSSPVMERAVIKELAEHAKKCKLEKFEVPAAITLCKEVWSPDMGLVTAAFKLKRKDIQERYQHDINRMYAS; encoded by the exons atGGAAAGCTTTTGGGTGCAAACAGCAATCGGGGCCATTAAGTGTCTCGCATTTGTCTGTGATGTTCTCACATTTCCAATATACTTAGCACTTCAGAGGCCATGGAAGCGTCGAATGTTATCACGTCGTATTAAG gcaAAACCAATCAATCAGGATGACACCCAGATTACATATCGTACGGTGGATCCGCCACAAGAGGTGCACGTAAAAATGCTGCAGCTGGGTCTGGATACCCTTGAGAAGGTATTCAAGTACGTGGTGAAGATCCACACGACAAAGCGCTGCCTGGGCACGCGACAGATTCTGGGTGAAGAGGATGAGCTCCAGCCCAATGGACGTGTATTTAAGAAGTACAAAATGGGGGAGTACAAGTGGAGGAATTTCATTGAGACCGAACAAGCGGCAATGTGCTTTGGGCGTGGGGTGCGAGAGTTGGGGCAGCAACCCAAAGAGAATATTGTTATTTTTGCTGAGACACGAGCAGAGTGGCTAATTGCTGCTCATGGTTGCTTCAAGCAGAACATCCCAATTGTGACAATTTATGCAACACTCGGGGATGAGGGTATCATCCATGGGATTAAGGAGACGGAAGTTAGCATTGTCATCACATCCCATGACCTTCTGCCAAAATTCAAGACACTCTTGCCGTATTTGCCCAAAGTGAAGACTATCGTCTACATGGAGGATCAACTGCATAAAACTGATGTTGTTGGATTCAAAGAGGGTGTCAACATTATTTCCTTCTCCGAAGTACTCCAAAAGGGAACAAATAGCAAATATG AGGGAGTTCCCCCAGAAGCTGATGATACAGCAATTATCATGTACACATCTGGATCAACGGGCACCCCAAAGGGAGTTTTACTCTCACATCGTGGCTGCATTGCCAcaatgaagaatttctgtgATAGCGTCAAAATCTACCCAGATGACATTCTCATTGGATTCCTTCCGCTAGCGCACGTCTTTGAGCTGATTGCTGAGAGTGTGTGCCTCCTAACGGGTGTCCCCATTGGGTATTCCACCCCATTAACACTCATTGATAGCAGTAGCAAAATCATGAAGGGTTGCAAAGGGGATGCCTCAATTCTCAAACCAACTTGCATCACATCTGTGCCG CTAATTTTGGACAGAATATCAAAGGGAATCAATGACAAAGTGAATTCGGAGCCACCATTCAAGAAGGCTCTCTTCCGCTTTGCCTATGAATACAAATCAAAGTGGTTGAAACGCGGCTACACAACACCCCTGACGGATAAATTGATCTTCAAGAAGGTTGCCAAATTGATGGGTGGACGTGTCCGGGCAGTACTTTCGGGCGGTGCTCCACTCTCCCCGGATACACATGAACAAATTAAGGTTTGCCTCTGTGTGGATGTTATTCAGGGATATGGACTCACGGAGACAACTTCCGGTGCTTCAGTACTCGACA AATGGGACATGACATTCGGACGTGTAGGAGCCCCGTCGACAATGTGTGATATCAGGCTGATTAATTGGGAAGAAGGGAACTATCGTGTCACAAATAAACCATATCCACAGGGAGAGATTGTAATTGGGGGTGAAAACGTTTCCAAGGGCTACTACAAGCTACCTGGTAAGACGCAAGAGGACTTCTTCGATGAGGATGGAAAGAGGTGGTTCAAAACAGGAGATGTCGGTGAATTCCATCCTGATGGTGTACTTAAGATCATTG ATCGCAAGAAGGATTTAGTAAAACTCCAAGCTGGTGAATACGTATCCCTGGGAAAGGTTGAGGCTGAACTAAAGACGTGTCCAGTGGTTGAGAATATCTGTGTCTACGGGGACCCCACGAAGCAGTACACCGTGGCTCTTGTGGTGCCGAGTCAGAAGCACCTCGAAGAGATTGCCCTCAAGCAGGGTATTACAAATCTCAACTTTGAGGATCTCTGTTCTTCACCCGTAATGGAGAGGGCAGTTATCAAGGAATTAGCTGAACATGCCAAgaaat gtaAATTAGAGAAATTCGAAGTACCCGCCGCTATTACACTTTGCAAGGAGGTTTGGTCACCCGATATGGGACTCGTCACAGCTGCTTTCAAGCTGAAACGAAAGGATATCCAGGAGAGGTATCAGCATGATATCAATCGTATGTACGCTTCATGA